From Virgibacillus ihumii, the proteins below share one genomic window:
- a CDS encoding GrpB family protein has translation MLGLPKGEVFLAPWTENWDKEFLLEKERIQKKIGMYIVDVYHVGSTAVKYLSAKPIIDIAVEIKKFSDGEYCILPLENLGYSYKGTNILPDRHYFNKGEPRTHQIHMYQSGSRYLLDQLNFRDYLRSNDEARIEYQQLKLKLSKENHNNKHKYADEKTDFVNSVLGKIKYPCPLTQHNYYF, from the coding sequence ATGCTTGGGCTACCAAAAGGTGAGGTTTTTTTAGCACCTTGGACAGAGAATTGGGATAAGGAATTTTTATTGGAGAAAGAGCGAATACAAAAGAAAATTGGTATGTATATTGTAGATGTTTATCACGTTGGAAGTACAGCAGTAAAGTATCTAAGTGCAAAACCAATAATTGATATTGCTGTTGAAATTAAGAAATTTAGCGACGGAGAATATTGTATCTTACCTCTGGAAAACCTGGGTTATTCTTATAAGGGCACAAACATTCTACCTGATAGACATTATTTTAATAAAGGAGAACCCCGGACACATCAAATCCATATGTATCAAAGTGGAAGTAGATATTTGCTTGACCAGTTGAATTTTAGAGATTATCTAAGAAGTAACGATGAAGCAAGAATTGAATATCAGCAACTAAAACTGAAACTGTCAAAGGAAAATCACAATAATAAACATAAATACGCAGATGAAAAGACTGATTTTGTTAATTCTGTTCTAGGCAAGATTAAATACCCTTGTCCACTTACCCAGCATAATTACTATTTTTGA
- a CDS encoding NUDIX hydrolase yields the protein MGKWYGAGGVCVKDGKVLMVLQGTTEEPKRWSVPSGGLETEETFEECCIREIKEETGYDVEIIQPLFKKDGQFSEAHYFEVKITGGKPTIQDPDEVIYDIDWKSSLVICRFRLRKTESF from the coding sequence ATGGGGAAATGGTATGGCGCTGGAGGAGTGTGTGTGAAGGACGGGAAAGTTTTAATGGTTTTGCAAGGGACTACTGAAGAACCAAAACGTTGGTCAGTTCCCTCTGGGGGTCTTGAAACAGAAGAGACGTTTGAAGAGTGTTGCATCAGAGAAATCAAGGAAGAAACAGGTTATGATGTTGAAATCATACAACCATTATTCAAAAAGGACGGCCAATTCAGTGAAGCACATTATTTTGAAGTTAAAATAACAGGAGGAAAACCAACAATACAGGATCCTGATGAGGTAATTTATGATATTGATTGGAAATCATCATTAGTGATTTGTCGCTTTCGTTTGAGGAAGACAGAGAGCTTTTAA
- a CDS encoding class I SAM-dependent methyltransferase, giving the protein MEQKSMTALVSAFARAYHSTQKEIKIFNDYLAKEVLTLEEYDQIACHMSKGIDFFNPSFDGTEDKALQWVVDNQLSPSPLGRAAFSESMLKNAVKIGTEQYLIFAAGYDTFSHRQPDWATNIEIFEFDHPDMIADKQKRIHDLVEKRPANIHYVAVDFEEDYWQSCLLDCQAFDQNKISFCSLLGISYYLSKEKFSAIVQVLSRYVPKGSSVVFDYPDENTHTEKAGVRAKKQVAIAGAANEKMHSGYSYLEMEKLLADNSFFIYEHLTPDEITEHFFKKYNEAHPQHQMTAFDNVNYCLAVKR; this is encoded by the coding sequence ATGGAACAAAAAAGTATGACTGCACTTGTAAGTGCCTTTGCTCGTGCGTATCATTCTACGCAAAAAGAAATAAAAATATTTAATGATTATTTAGCTAAGGAGGTTTTAACGCTAGAGGAATATGATCAAATCGCTTGCCATATGTCCAAAGGAATTGATTTCTTTAATCCGTCTTTTGATGGAACAGAAGATAAAGCTTTACAGTGGGTGGTAGATAATCAATTATCTCCTTCTCCACTCGGAAGAGCTGCATTTTCTGAAAGTATGCTTAAAAATGCCGTGAAAATTGGTACGGAGCAATATTTGATTTTTGCTGCGGGATACGATACGTTTTCTCACCGTCAACCTGACTGGGCGACAAATATCGAGATTTTTGAATTTGACCATCCGGATATGATTGCGGACAAACAAAAACGCATTCATGATTTGGTAGAGAAAAGGCCGGCAAATATACACTATGTTGCTGTAGATTTTGAGGAAGACTATTGGCAGAGCTGTTTGTTAGATTGTCAGGCATTTGATCAAAACAAAATAAGTTTTTGCAGTTTGTTGGGGATCAGTTACTATTTGTCAAAAGAAAAATTTAGTGCAATCGTTCAAGTGTTGTCAAGGTATGTACCGAAAGGCAGCAGTGTCGTTTTCGACTATCCTGATGAAAACACCCATACAGAAAAGGCAGGTGTACGAGCTAAAAAACAAGTGGCGATTGCCGGGGCAGCGAACGAAAAAATGCACTCCGGTTATTCTTATCTGGAGATGGAAAAGCTTTTAGCCGACAACTCCTTCTTTATTTATGAACATTTGACGCCGGATGAAATTACGGAGCATTTTTTCAAAAAGTATAACGAGGCTCATCCGCAACATCAAATGACGGCGTTTGACAATGTGAATTATTGCTTGGCTGTGAAAAGATAA
- a CDS encoding phosphoglycerate mutase family protein, producing MDLTFIRHGQGQHTLEPPNSLRIKDPSLTDEGIDQAKLLRKKIPLSDTDLVVISPIRRTLQTAFIWSEGIRCKKIVSPMVSPRMFPQKKESKTLPCDVIMDCSEIKNEFPDFIIEKNSTNDLWSRGINSTSEDEFKIIGKRFIQWCKLQSREKIYVVSHDGTITSYRQLLSNQTFTRKDFPKEAGWINVHC from the coding sequence ATGGATTTAACTTTTATTAGACATGGCCAAGGTCAGCATACACTAGAACCACCCAACAGCTTACGCATTAAAGATCCTTCATTAACTGATGAAGGAATAGATCAAGCTAAATTATTAAGAAAGAAAATTCCTTTATCTGATACAGATCTTGTTGTAATTAGCCCTATTAGAAGAACGCTGCAAACTGCATTTATTTGGAGTGAAGGTATCCGGTGTAAAAAAATCGTGAGTCCAATGGTATCACCAAGAATGTTTCCGCAAAAGAAAGAATCGAAGACCCTACCTTGTGACGTGATTATGGATTGCAGCGAAATAAAAAATGAATTTCCTGATTTTATAATAGAAAAAAATTCAACAAATGATCTGTGGAGCCGGGGAATAAATAGCACTTCCGAAGACGAGTTTAAAATCATTGGAAAGAGGTTTATTCAATGGTGTAAGCTCCAATCTAGGGAAAAAATCTATGTTGTATCTCACGATGGTACCATTACTTCCTATCGACAATTGTTATCGAATCAAACATTCACTAGAAAAGACTTTCCAAAAGAAGCAGGTTGGATAAATGTACACTGTTAA
- a CDS encoding IS1182 family transposase — translation MFKHYNMNQVVLPLDLEIKLQEDDIAYAVNDIVEAIPDDAFINFLRDTGCPAYHPRMMMKIILCAYTQSVFSGRKVEGLLNDSVRMMWLAQGYEPSYRTINRFRVHPEVKELLRQCFVQFRCQLVQEEQIDEEAIFMDGTKIEANANKYTFVWRKAIEKYSANLVEKSNQMYDELLEKEIIPEIERESADELSTDELEKVVEKLDENVEAYNKKIEASEDGSERKRLRSERKTPKQYRKQFKDYVARKQKYQQDMETFGTRNSYSKTDHDATFMRMKDDHMRNGQLKAGYNVQLATEGQYALAYDVFPNPTDTRTFIPFLDHIEERFFKLPTYIVADAGYGSEQNYEDVIENRKRTPLITYNQYRKEKKKKYKENAFNVANWEYSEENDTFTCPNGKRLTFRYMSNRTDRYGYTRTFKVYECEDCSGCPLRSQCTKAKEGHNRRIYYNQKWEQQKAYTRQQLSEKETGEIYGKRKIEVEPVFGFLKANLRFTRFSVRGKEKVENELGFAFMAVNLRKYTAMNVNQPTDHKNNPNQNGSDHQQSMIGTIFKLFLASYVPASIHF, via the coding sequence ATGTTTAAACATTATAACATGAATCAAGTGGTTTTGCCGTTAGATTTAGAAATAAAACTTCAAGAAGATGATATTGCTTACGCTGTGAATGACATAGTGGAAGCTATTCCGGATGATGCATTCATTAACTTTTTACGTGACACTGGTTGTCCAGCTTATCATCCACGCATGATGATGAAAATTATTTTATGTGCTTACACGCAATCTGTTTTCTCTGGCAGAAAGGTGGAAGGATTACTGAACGATAGTGTACGTATGATGTGGTTAGCCCAGGGATATGAGCCGAGTTATCGCACCATCAATCGATTCCGTGTTCATCCAGAGGTCAAAGAACTATTGCGTCAGTGCTTCGTGCAATTTCGTTGTCAGCTTGTACAGGAAGAACAGATAGATGAAGAAGCGATTTTTATGGACGGAACCAAAATCGAAGCGAATGCCAATAAGTATACATTTGTTTGGCGTAAAGCGATTGAAAAATACAGTGCCAATTTGGTGGAGAAGTCCAACCAGATGTATGATGAACTATTGGAAAAAGAAATTATTCCGGAAATCGAACGGGAAAGCGCAGATGAGCTATCTACCGATGAGCTCGAAAAAGTAGTCGAAAAGCTGGATGAGAACGTTGAAGCCTATAATAAAAAAATCGAAGCAAGTGAAGATGGAAGCGAACGGAAACGGCTTCGCTCCGAACGCAAAACACCGAAACAATATCGTAAACAATTTAAGGATTACGTGGCACGCAAACAGAAATACCAGCAGGACATGGAAACCTTCGGAACACGCAACAGTTACTCCAAGACAGATCATGATGCCACGTTTATGCGAATGAAAGATGACCATATGAGAAATGGCCAACTGAAAGCAGGCTATAATGTGCAACTTGCGACAGAAGGACAATATGCGCTCGCTTATGATGTGTTTCCAAACCCGACAGATACACGTACATTCATTCCTTTTCTGGATCATATCGAGGAACGTTTCTTTAAGCTACCGACGTATATTGTCGCTGACGCAGGCTATGGAAGTGAACAAAACTACGAAGACGTCATCGAGAATCGGAAACGCACGCCACTGATTACGTATAACCAATACCGTAAAGAGAAGAAAAAGAAATATAAGGAAAACGCCTTTAATGTAGCCAATTGGGAATATAGCGAGGAAAATGATACCTTTACCTGTCCGAATGGTAAAAGATTAACCTTCCGCTATATGTCCAACCGAACAGACCGATATGGTTATACAAGGACATTTAAAGTTTATGAATGTGAAGACTGTTCCGGTTGTCCGTTACGATCCCAATGCACCAAAGCAAAGGAAGGCCATAACCGAAGAATTTATTATAACCAAAAGTGGGAGCAACAAAAAGCATATACGAGACAACAGCTTTCGGAAAAAGAAACTGGTGAAATTTACGGTAAACGTAAAATTGAGGTGGAACCAGTCTTCGGATTCTTGAAGGCTAATTTGCGTTTCACCCGTTTTTCTGTACGGGGCAAAGAGAAAGTGGAAAATGAATTAGGATTTGCATTCATGGCGGTGAACTTGCGAAAGTACACTGCCATGAACGTAAATCAACCAACAGATCATAAAAATAATCCAAATCAAAATGGTTCCGATCACCAACAATCGATGATCGGAACCATTTTTAAGTTATTTTTGGCTAGTTATGTCCCAGCCTCGATACACTTTTAG